In Candidatus Kryptobacter tengchongensis, a genomic segment contains:
- a CDS encoding acyl carrier protein yields MDIEAKVKQIIVNKLNVSEDKVVPEASFINDLGADSLDTVELVMEFEKEFGIQVPDEDAEKIRTVGDAINYLKQKLGQA; encoded by the coding sequence ATGGACATTGAGGCGAAGGTCAAGCAAATAATCGTTAACAAACTCAATGTGAGCGAAGATAAGGTAGTTCCCGAGGCATCTTTTATTAACGATCTTGGTGCGGATTCACTTGATACGGTTGAGCTTGTGATGGAATTTGAGAAAGAATTTGGAATCCAGGTTCCGGATGAGGATGCTGAGAAAATAAGAACTGTTGGAGATGCGATCAACTATTTAAAGCAAAAGCTTGGTCAGGCGTAA